The following coding sequences lie in one Labrus bergylta chromosome 5, fLabBer1.1, whole genome shotgun sequence genomic window:
- the ccdc71 gene encoding uncharacterized protein ccdc71, whose product MADAVRGPVVGRPLAFANEERRTVHSWARISSAGQNVLLDALKILSPMSRDLSSSEELVTFLQELREEGHRPTVLRSKDVYHYRSCTNQLLTIDKLKPPSRNVRPTAKRRAKRPLNKKRDVHPSWNISGRSSPRIHGIPPPELLMANRGIICCRTPSRTVETLQALQVQPCLRLTNIEGSSGFHTARLQIHTSWDSSSEVPSVAFSQQQHPPTLSGIPLQPSQNGGGAPTKAVALFSQKSLSCPIRLDGALIGDSAPVFYANGRAFPETHTELTSNGWRSNGIHKEARSPKELNHPTRQRNGWKDKKSFRWRVIKVDGSRSVADACRKAQKILQVNLSPVIQIQPLQHLIRDFRYQNK is encoded by the coding sequence ATGGCTGACGCGGTGCGAGGTCCCGTGGTTGGCCGTCCATTGGCTTTTGCCAATGAAGAGCGGCGGACGGTTCACTCCTGGGCCCGGATCTCATCAGCAGGGCAGAACGTCCTCCTGGATGCTCTGAAGATCCTCAGCCCCATGTCCCGGGACCTCTCGAGCAGCGAGGAACTGGTCACATTCCTGCAGGAGCTGAGAGAAGAGGGCCACAGGCCTACGGTGCTGCGCAGCAAGGACGTGTACCACTACCGCTCCTGCACCAACCAACTCCTTACTATAGACAAGCTGAAACCGCCCAGCAGGAACGTAAGGCCCACCGCCAAGAGGAGGGCAAAAAGGCCCTTAAATAAGAAGAGGGACGTGCACCCATCCTGGAACATCTCTGGAAGGAGCAGCCCCAGAATACATGGGATCCCCCCTCCAGAGCTGCTGATGGCCAATCGAGGCATTATCTGTTGCAGGACTCCCAGTCGGACAGTAGAGACGTTGCAGGCCCTTCAGGTTCAGCCATGTCTCAGACTTACCAACATTGAAGGCTCGTCTGGCTTCCATACTGCTAGACTCCAGATCCACACTTCCTGGGACTCCTCCTCTGAGGTGCCCTCTGTTGCTTTTTCCCAGCAACAGCACCCTCCAACACTTTCAGGAATACCTTTGCAGCCTTCTCAGAACGGTGGTGGGGCACCCACCAAAGCTGTGGCCTTGTTCAGCCAGAAGAGCCTGTCCTGTCCCATCCGATTGGATGGGGCACTTATTGGTGACTCTGCACCTGTCTTTTACGCTAATGGCAGGGCATTCCCAGAGACTCACACAGAGCTGACCAGTAATGGTTGGAGGAGCAACGGCATCCATAAGGAAGCCCGGAGCCCCAAGGAACTGAACCATCCAACCAGGCAGAGAAATGGCTggaaagacaagaaaagttTTAGATGGAGAGTGATAAAGGTGGATGGCTCTCGCTCTGTAGCTGATGCCTGCAGAAAAGCACAGAAGATTCTACAGGTCAACCTGTCGCCAGTGATTCAGATACAACCTCTCCAGCATCTGATAAGAGACTTCAGATACCAGAATAAGTGA
- the kctd6a gene encoding BTB/POZ domain-containing protein KCTD6a, which produces MENGDLGHMMGEPVSLNVGGCVYSTSRSTLLRYPDSILGAMFRGDIPTVRDARGNYFIDRDGQLFRYILNFLRTSELTLPCDFKETELLRKEADFYQIEPLMQCLGDPKPLLPYPTNTYEEVVELSSTRKLSKYSNPVAVIITQLTITTKIRAVLESISSGFPKWNKHMMDTRDYQVSFTFGPCDHQQEVSLRVHLLDFISQAGFTIRNTRVHHMSERANENTVEHHWTFCRPTHKVRD; this is translated from the exons ATGGAGAATGGAGACCTGGgtcacatg ATGGGGGAGCCAGTGAGTCTGAATGTGGGCGGCTGTGTTTACAGCACGTCTCGGTCCACGCTGCTGCGCTACCCAGACTCCATACTGGGAGCCATGTTCAGAGGGGACATCCCCACTGTGAGGGACGCACGCGGGAACTACTTCATCGACCGTGACGGCCAGCTGTTCCG CTACATCCTGAACTTCCTGCGCACATCAGAGCTCACGCTACCGTGCGACTTCAAGGAGACTGAGCTGCTCAGGAAGGAGGCTGACTTTTATCAGATTGAGCCCCTGATGCAGTGCCTGGGAGACCCCAAACCACTGTTGCCTTATCCCACCAACACCTACGAGGAGGTGGTGGAGCTTTCCAGCACCAGGAAGCTGTCCAAGTACTCCAACCCTGTCGCCGTCATCATCACCCAGCTCACCATCACTACCAAG ATCCGTGCTGTTTTGGAGTCCATCTCTAGCGGTTTCCCAAAGTGGAACAAACACATGATGGACACCAGAGACTACCAGGTGTCTTTCACCTTCGGACCATGTGACCACCAACAGGAAGTCAGCCTGCGTGTCCACCTGCTTGACTTCATCTCCCAAGCT GGTTTCACGATACGTAACACACGTGTTCACCACATGAGCGAGCGAGCCAATGAGAACACAGTGGAGCACCATTGGACGTTCTGCAGACCAACTCACAAAGTCAGAGACTGA